A single genomic interval of Lucilia cuprina isolate Lc7/37 chromosome 2, ASM2204524v1, whole genome shotgun sequence harbors:
- the LOC111679158 gene encoding putative leucine-rich repeat-containing protein DDB_G0290503, giving the protein MAHQNPKFQSKLSANKPTPQPNIEKKQKFFTYCSSKRESTADMGPSLKNSYEQFKKYNSPNEDFEEFDAETQLPPPPLSRDNFGKTKRKLKRQDISSKLKDELQKYRNELKEYTNSTKDLQEKYLKINSELNEMKLKHIRLINKRNLPCGDFETYSDSSSSTGTVYSLRRKCTQIFNRSKSFLVLNEKPLQEILFNSHNKDAKNIETVEEKFQQILANKENLKSLHTNNNNDKDLQNVYMALKTVMDDQSKAQQSSSEIFSLKNTITKLQDDSDRFCSIIEEQKNTLSDYRTRFAQAQQLVQQQQLEIEKLNSNNQQLETDASIIIDQLRNRIETKLRDLEFLTDVMREERLKKERALKENSKLNERLELMQVEANQLKLKLEEMSRRKLSTLTRLKVTERDLKIFKDYNTALKQEKRKLNEKMKIMSEQLETLQNANKRTMNRQREQNEKQRRELQKRIYDLEMKLNRSQNSTSSLIQERDSLIAELQSQLNSLVHNFEVSQKHIRVLRRHIYTMCGSNCRQSIIRNRVMGES; this is encoded by the coding sequence ATGGCGCATCAAAATCCAAAGTTTCAATCTAAATTAAGTGCAAACAAACCAACACCTCAGCCAAatatagagaaaaaacaaaaatttttcaccTACTGCAGTTCGAAAAGGGAAAGTACGGCTGATATGGGGCCTTCGCTTAAGAACAGTTAtgaacagtttaaaaaatacaatagtcCTAATGAGGATTTCGAAGAATTTGATGCTGAGACACAACTACCGCCGCCGCCTTTGTCTAGGGATAATTTTggtaaaactaaaagaaaattgaaaagacAGGATATAAGTTCAAAACTGAAAGATGAATTACAAAAGTATCGGAATGAACTTAAAGAATATACAAATAGTACAAAAGATTTGCAagaaaagtatttgaaaataaattcagaattaaatgaaatgaaactgAAACATATTAGACTTATTAATAAGCGAAATTTACCTTGTGGAGATTTTGAGACCTATTCAGATAGTAGCAGTTCTACGGGTACCGTATATTCTCTACGCAGGAAATgtacacaaatatttaatcgtagcaaaagttttctagtattaaatgaaaaaccaCTTCAAGAAATTCTATTTAATTCCCATAATAAGGATGCGAAAAATATTGAAACTGTCGAGGAGAAATTTCAACAGATATTGGCTAATAAAGAGAATCTAAAATCGCTTCATACTAACAACAATAACGATAAAgatttgcaaaatgtttatatggcTCTCAAAACCGTTATGGATGATCAATCAAAAGCACAGCAAAGCTCTTCGGAAATCTTTTCGCTTAAAAATACCATAACAAAGCTACAAGATGATAGTGATCGTTTCTGTTCTATtatagaagaacaaaaaaatacccTAAGCGATTATCGCACACGTTTCGCTCAAGCCCAACAGTTAGTTCAACAGCAGCAGCTTGAAATTGAGaaattaaattccaataatCAACAATTAGAAACTGACGCCTCTATTATCATAGATCAGTTAAGAAATCGAATTGAAACCAAACTAAGAGATTTAGAATTTCTAACAGATGTAATGCGTGAGGAACGACTTAAAAAAGAACGTGCTCTCAAAGAAAATTCTAAACTAAATGAACGCTTAGAACTTATGCAGGTCGAAGCAAatcaattaaaacttaaattagaaGAAATGAGTCGACGTAAACTTTCCACGCTAACACGTTTAAAAGTAACCGAaagagatttaaaaatattcaaagatTATAATACGGCCTTAAAGCAAGAAAAACGTAAACTTAACGAAAAGATGAAAATCATGAGCGAACAATTGGAAACATTACAGAATGCCAATAAGCGTACAATGAATCGTCAACGTGAGCAAAATGAGAAACAGCGAAGAGAATTACAAAAGAGAATTTACGATCTTGAAATGAAACTTAATCGTAGTCAAAATTCTACCTCAAGTTTGATACAAGAACGTGATAGTCTTATAGCAGAGCTACAGAGTCAACTCAATAGTTTAGTGCATAATTTTGAGGTTTCTCAAAAGCATATACGGGTATTGAGAAGGCATATTTATACAATGTGTGGCAGCAATTGTCGTCAGTCGATCATACGTAATCGTGTTATGGGAGAatcatag